In the Kaistella sp. 97-N-M2 genome, one interval contains:
- a CDS encoding ABC transporter ATP-binding protein: protein MNSITVRNLTKTYGKKNNRVLAVDYVSFDVKAGEIFGLIGPDGAGKTSIFRMLTTVLLPDSGSASVQNWDVVKDYKEIRKIVGYMPGRFSLYQDLSIEENLQFFASVFNTTIKENYDLIKDIYMQIEPFKNRKAGDLSGGMKQKLALCCALIHKPKVLFLDEPTTGVDPVSRKEFWEMLKRLKKEGITMLVATPYMDEAALCDRIALISHGKILSIETPENISNSFPDLLFEVKAGRTSAVLKALENFPQKKNVYAYGEFVHLILDKNEIFSASKVIEYLEKEGFENIEINRVQASIEDSFIRLLSV, encoded by the coding sequence ATGAATTCAATCACCGTTCGAAATCTCACCAAAACCTACGGCAAGAAAAACAATAGAGTTCTTGCGGTTGATTACGTGAGTTTTGATGTAAAGGCCGGCGAAATTTTCGGCTTAATTGGTCCCGACGGCGCCGGAAAAACCTCCATTTTCCGAATGTTGACCACCGTACTTCTGCCCGATTCCGGTTCTGCATCGGTCCAAAATTGGGATGTGGTGAAAGATTATAAAGAAATCCGAAAAATTGTCGGCTATATGCCCGGGCGTTTTTCGCTCTATCAGGATTTAAGTATTGAAGAAAACCTGCAATTTTTCGCGAGCGTTTTCAACACGACTATTAAAGAAAATTACGACCTCATCAAAGATATTTACATGCAGATCGAACCTTTCAAAAATAGAAAAGCCGGCGATCTTTCCGGTGGAATGAAACAGAAACTCGCGCTGTGCTGCGCCTTAATTCATAAGCCGAAAGTTTTATTTCTGGACGAACCCACCACCGGTGTGGATCCTGTTTCGCGAAAAGAATTCTGGGAAATGCTAAAGCGTCTTAAAAAAGAGGGAATCACGATGCTTGTTGCCACACCTTACATGGACGAAGCCGCGCTGTGCGACCGAATCGCCTTAATAAGCCATGGAAAAATTCTCTCCATCGAAACGCCCGAAAACATCAGCAACTCCTTTCCTGATTTGCTTTTTGAAGTAAAAGCCGGCAGAACTTCAGCGGTTTTAAAAGCCCTGGAAAATTTTCCGCAGAAGAAAAATGTATATGCGTACGGCGAATTTGTGCATTTGATCCTCGATAAAAATGAAATTTTTTCAGCATCAAAAGTTATTGAATATTTGGAAAAGGAAGGTTTTGAAAATATTGAAATAAATCGCGTACAAGCCAGTATTGAAGACAGTTTCATCCGCTTATTATCAGTTTAA
- a CDS encoding ABC transporter ATP-binding protein — translation MNVETQDIAIKAENITKVFGSFTAVDHISFEVKKGEIFGFLGANGAGKTTAMRMFSGLSVPSSGQATVAGFDVYTETEKIKKNIGYMSQKFSLYGNLTVSENLDFFGGIYGIPRKELKIKRDQLLQKLGLEKEKNKLVSELPLGWKQKLAFSVAIFHDPQIVFLDEPTGGVDPVTRRQFWNMIYDASDRGITIFVTTHYMDEAEYCDRVSIMVDGKIAALDTPANLKKQFDAQNMDEVFYELARGAKRAE, via the coding sequence ATGAATGTTGAAACACAGGATATCGCCATTAAAGCAGAAAACATCACCAAAGTTTTTGGCAGTTTCACCGCGGTCGATCATATTAGTTTTGAGGTAAAAAAAGGCGAAATCTTTGGTTTCCTCGGCGCCAACGGTGCCGGAAAAACCACGGCGATGCGAATGTTCAGCGGACTTTCTGTTCCTAGTTCCGGACAGGCGACGGTTGCAGGTTTTGATGTTTATACAGAAACCGAAAAAATCAAAAAAAATATCGGTTATATGAGCCAGAAATTTTCTTTGTACGGCAATTTGACCGTCAGCGAAAATCTCGATTTTTTTGGTGGAATTTATGGCATCCCGCGAAAAGAATTAAAAATTAAACGCGACCAGCTTCTCCAAAAACTGGGTCTTGAAAAAGAAAAGAATAAACTGGTTTCCGAACTTCCGCTGGGTTGGAAACAGAAACTCGCTTTTTCCGTCGCCATTTTTCACGACCCACAAATTGTCTTTTTGGATGAACCCACGGGCGGCGTCGATCCCGTGACGCGACGACAGTTTTGGAACATGATTTACGACGCGTCGGATCGTGGAATTACCATTTTCGTCACGACGCATTACATGGATGAGGCCGAATATTGCGACCGCGTTTCGATTATGGTCGACGGAAAAATCGCGGCTTTGGATACGCCGGCGAATTTAAAAAAGCAGTTCGATGCGCAAAATATGGACGAGGTTTTTTACGAGTTGGCGCGGGGTGCGAAACGGGCGGAGTGA